In Rhineura floridana isolate rRhiFlo1 chromosome 1, rRhiFlo1.hap2, whole genome shotgun sequence, the following proteins share a genomic window:
- the LOC133384328 gene encoding cryptic protein-like has protein sequence MHWKQRFILTVTLALQVFHFGKGCRKEHRRDTGENVDTTVQKYHTKGQLTTLNVFNEMNQSYENKKQLNSRPIVPFVGLTDSKTLNRDCCQNGGTCILGSFCACPKHFTGRYCEHDEMKSNCGTLKHGQWIQQRCQLCRCIYGSLHCLSKQNCAVSEEKEFIHLLSNGQRLQQTMCFLLLGCFFPLFCTRLFYLQ, from the exons atgcactggaaacaaAG GTTTATTTTAACAGTGACTCTGGCCTTGCAAGTCTTTCACTTTGGAAAAG GCTGTAGAAAAGAGCACAGACGTGACACTGGAGAAAATGTGGATACCACAGTCCAAAAGTACCATACCAAAGGCCAACTCACTACATTAAATGTCTTCAACGAGATGAATCAAAGCTATGAGAACAAAAAGCAACTGAACTCTCGGCCAATAGTGCCTTTTGTTGGTCTTACAGATA GTAAAACCCTGAATCGGGACTGCTGTCAAAATGGAGGAACTTGTATCCTGGGCAGCTTCTGTGCATGCCCCAAACACTTCACTGGCAGATACTGTGAGCATGATGAAATGAAGAG CAATTGTGGCACACTGAAACATGGACAATGGATACAACAGAGGTGCCAGCTGTGTCGATGTATCTATGGTTCTCTGCACTGTCTGTCTAAACAAAACTGTG CTGTAAGTGAGGAAAAGGAATTTATCCATTTACTTTCAAATGGCCAAAGATTACAGCAAACAATGTGCTTCCTCCTCCTAGGCTGTTTCTTCCCATTGTTCTGCACCAGGCTGTTCTATCTGCAGTGA